A genomic window from Elaeis guineensis isolate ETL-2024a chromosome 3, EG11, whole genome shotgun sequence includes:
- the LOC140856636 gene encoding early nodulin-like protein 17 encodes MASSVGFLCIIITMATMNILAGASNQYKVGDAEGWQLPDVNNTDVYKIWASKFTFYVGDTIVFEYKNDSVAKVDKRGYYHCNETSHGSMFKDGHTVFLLDKSGFYYFVSGDLDHCRKGQRLMIEVKDQQLPPSIAAPSVSPRPSAAVSWFIPSFGTLKALEALMIVASCGPYLA; translated from the exons ATGGCTTCATCCGTCGGCTTTTTGTGCATCATCATCACCATGGCCACCATGAACATCCTCGCCGGAGCCTCAAATCAATACAAGGTTGGCGACGCCGAGGGCTGGCAGCTGCCTGACGTGAACAACACCGACGTATATAAGATTTGGGCAAGCAAGTTCACATTCTATGTCGGGGACACCATAG TGTTCGAGTACAAGAACGATTCTGTTGCTAAAGTGGATAAAAGAGGCTACTACCATTGCAATGAGACCAGTCATGGTTCGATGTTTAAGGATGGACACACTGTTTTTCTTCTTGACAAATCTGGATTCTACTACTTTGTGAGTGGTGATCTCGACCACTGCAGAAAGGGCCAGAGACTGATGATTGAAGTGAAGGACCAGCAGTTGCCACCATCTATTGCTGCCCCTTCAGTATCTCCACGTCCAAGCGCGGCGGTCTCATGGTTCATTCCATCTTTTGGTACCCTGAAGGCTTTGGAGGCCTTAATGATCGTGGCTTCCTGTGGACCTTATTTAGCTTAG
- the LOC105040546 gene encoding nuclear pore complex protein NUP35 — MRNALPRSPKTERQSLFFRDLASPVSAHRSGAAGGRFATPGQAAAVSALWREKFGASDPPPPPVFTLDDRVNCSPEPGLADFPASPGLKTEDRTPPPALGYLSSPSPLNNRAEASNSDAVGGGLRVFQQQSPGSSSWRSPAKGGGGGELDDKGKGSPVDGVVHQGALLILPPPREVARPELQRNNLPVGGPDEEEWVTVYGFSPGDTNMVLREFEKCGTILKHIPAPRNANWMHILYQSRYDAQKALAKNGVQLNSILIIGVKTVDPQQHQYLNESLNSSYHGGFMVSLPSEATAGMSSAPRSQLGPPSRPYHLQNGSTAATKDSERRAGAIASPRKSIVSKVMDLMFGL, encoded by the exons ATGAGAAACGCGCTCCCGAGAAGCCCCAAAACCGAGAGGCAATCCCTCTTCTTTCGAGACCTCGCCTCCCCGGTCTCCGCCCACCGCAGCGGCGCCGCCGGCGGACGCTTCGCTACGCCTGGTCAGGCCGCTGCCGTCTCCGCCCTCTGGCGGGAGAAATTCGGCGCTTCCGACCCCCCGCCACCCCCTGTCTTCACACTTGACGACCGTGTCAATTGCTCCCCAGAGCCCGGCCTCGCCGACTTCCCCGCCTCCCCGGGGCTCAAGACAGAAGACCGAACCCCGCCGCCCGCCCTCGGCTACCTCTCCTCCCCTTCCCCTCTCAATAACCGGGCAGAGGCGAGCAATTCGGACGCCGTCGGTGGGGGGTTGCGCGTCTTTCAGCAGCAGAGCCCTGGGAGCTCGAGCTGGCGGTCTCCTGCCAAGGGCGGCGGTGGTGGGGAGCTCGATGACAAGGGGAAGGGCTCGCCGGTTGATGGCGTGGTCCATCAGGGGGCGTTGCTCATCCTGCCGCCGCCAAGGGAGGTGGCGAGGCCAGAGTTGCAGAGGAATAACTTGCCTGTGGGAGGGCCTGATGAGGAAGAGTGGGTCACGGTTTACGG ATTCTCGCCTGGTGATACAAACATGGTATTGCGAGAATTCGAGAAATGTGGAACCATATTGAAACACATACCTGCTCCAAGGAATGCTAACTGGATGCATATTTTATACCAG AGCCGATATGATGCCCAAAAGGCTCTTGCAAAGAACGGTGTGCAGTTAAATAGCATTCTCATTATTGGGGTGAAGACTGTGGATCCTCAGCAGCACCAGTATCTGAATGAGAGTCTGAACAGCAGCTATCATGGGGGTTTCATGGTTTCCTTGCCCTCGGAGGCTACGGCTGGGATGAGCTCTGCTCCCAGGAGCCAGTTAGGTCCCCCCTCTCGCCCTTATCACCTACAGAATGGCAGCACCGCCGCCACCAAGGATAGTGAGCGCCGTGCGGGAGCCATTGCTTCCCCGAGAAAGTCGATTGTGTCCAAAGTTATGGACTTGATGTTTGGCTTATGA
- the LOC105041463 gene encoding uncharacterized protein, whose amino-acid sequence MESAGPSTQATTVGTRYNPAQQVADRIIRALRHRLRLLHRSDTNFFVLGATGNVYTVTLATTPSCTCPDRTVPCKHILFVLLRVLGLSFDDACVWRRTLRPCQLARLLGTPTAPDVLAGARARERFHQVFSGDGAGRLMESAREDDGAVCPICLEEMGGAGRVVTCGTCGNSLHGECLVGWKRSRGRRGTSCVVCRARWRERRELERYVNLADYVSEAEEDGGGGGSCAG is encoded by the coding sequence ATGGAGTCCGCTGGCCCCAGCACCCAGGCCACCACCGTCGGAACGCGGTACAACCCGGCCCAACAAGTTGCCGACCGGATCATCCGAGCCCTCCGCCACCGGCTCCGCCTCCTCCACCGGTCGGACACCAACTTCTTCGTCCTGGGGGCCACCGGCAACGTCTACACCGTCACCCTCGCCACCACCCCGTCATGCACCTGCCCCGACCGCACCGTTCCTTGCAAGCACATCCTCTTCGTCCTCCTCCGCGTTCTCGGTCTCTCCTTCGACGACGCCTGCGTCTGGAGGCGGACGTTACGACCGTGCCAGCTAGCCCGCCTCCTGGGCACACCCACGGCCCCCGACGTCCTCGCCGGAGCCCGGGCCCGGGAGAGGTTCCACCAGGTATTCTCGGGCGACGGCGCCGGGCGACTGATGGAGTCGGCGAGGGAGGACGACGGCGCCGTGTGCCCCATTTGTTTGGAGGAGATGGGGGGAGCGGGGAGGGTGGTCACGTGCGGCACGTGCGGGAACTCGCTGCATGGAGAGTGCCTCGTGGGGTGGAAGAGGAGCAGAGGAAGGAGGGGGACCAGCTGCGTGGTGTGCCGGGCACGgtggagggagaggagggagttgGAGCGATACGTCAACCTGGCGGACTACGTTAGCGAGGCCGAAGAGGATGGAGGTGGTGGCGGGTCGTGCGCAGGCTAA